A region of Cucumis melo cultivar AY chromosome 2, USDA_Cmelo_AY_1.0, whole genome shotgun sequence DNA encodes the following proteins:
- the LOC103487369 gene encoding two-component response regulator ARR12 isoform X2, with protein MTVEGHSVAVVGDDGATDHFPVGMRVLAVDDDPICLKVLESLLRKCQYHVTTTKQSVEALRMLRENRNKFDLVISDVNMPDMDGFKLLELVGLEMDLPVIMLSAHSDTELVMKGIAHGACDYLLKPVRIEELKNIWQHVIRRKKLEPKAKNKFPSQDKVRNGGNEVEQGFSPTSNADSAKFNRKRKDQDDDDDDEGKENGLDSDDPSNQKKPRVVWSVELHRKFVSAVNQLGLEKAVPKKILDLMNVEGLTRENVASHLQKYRLYLKRISNVASQQANMVATFGSKDGTYMRMGSLDGYGDLHGFAGSGRLPNSSLSSYSPVGMLGRLNSPAGMNLRGITSSGLIQQNSQNLNCAINNLGKLQPTTMLSPNQTTNLLQGIPTSLEIGQLQHSKSTTSIGDFNTMNETSGFGVPNSFPEARANIGNSTYSVSPAPLVLQGTMPTYGNQTSLRVDPLNGETFDIDVGGSNFLDPDPSNGNWQGAAHLSRFSATSLTTNEAYPSDQLHSMNSGISSTPSTIGNISVDFSSRSAGSASLLDSRDVQCQAGVVGSVIQSMNTMPKQSWEEHKHGYSRNMQHNLGAINSLVSSDGSPTPLNQSFNQNSVVRDRKVGSSLIVPSNVASLSFPQHGVVEKLGPNTKTNVDGNYLLNQMKSHDGSIQGSFESLDDIMNSIIKRDHVFETSTC; from the exons ATGACTGTGGAGGGTCATTCTGTTGCTGTAGTCGGTGATGATGGGGCTACTGATCATTTTCCTGTTGGGATGCGTGTTCTTGCTGTTGACGACGACCCTATTTGTCTCAAAGTACTCGAATCTCTCCTCCGTAAATGCCAATATCATG TTACAACGACGAAGCAGTCCGTTGAGGCTTTGAGgatgttgagagaaaatagaAACAAATTTGACTTGGTTATCAGTGATGTGAACATGCCTGATATGGATGGTTTCAAGCTTCTTGAGTTGGTGGGGCTTGAAATGGACCTACCTGTAATCA TGTTATCAGCACATAGTGATACTGAGCTTGTTATGAAGGGGATTGCACACGGTGCGTGTGACTATCTGTTGAAACCAGTTCGAATCGAGGAGTTGAAAAACATTTGGCAACACGTGATTCGGAGAAAGAAGCTTGAACCGAAGGCGAAAAACAAGTTCCCTAGTCAAGATAAGGTTCGAAATGGAGGCAATGAAGTTGAACAAGGTTTCTCACCGACGAGTAATGCAGACAGTGCAAAATTCAACAGGAAACGGAAGGACCAAGATGATGATGACGACGACGAAGGAAAAGAGAATGGGCTTGATAGTGACGACCCCTCGAACCAGAAAAAGCCTAGGGTAGTATGGTCAGTTGAGTTGCATCGGAAGTTCGTTTCGGCGGTTAATCAGTTGGGTCTTGAAA AGGCCGTGCCAAAAAAAATCCTGGATCTGATGAATGTTGAAGGACTTACCCGAGAAAATGTGGCAAGTCATTTGCAG AAATATAGGCTTTATCTGAAAAGAATCAGCAATGTGGCATCCCAACAAGCTAACATGGTTGCTACATTTGGGAGCAAAGATGGCACTTACATGCGAATGGGTTCACTTGATGGATATGGAGACTTACACGGCTTTGCAGGATCAGGGCGGCTTCCGAACTCTTCGTTGTCCTCTTATTCACCTGTAGGAATGCTTGGAAGATTGAACTCCCCGGCTGGAATGAACCTGCGTGGAATCACTTCATCTGGACTGATCCAGCAAAACTCCCAAAATTTGAACTGCGCCATTAATAACCTTGGCAAACTCCAACCAACTACAATGTTGTCTCCTAACCAAACTACTAATCTGTTGCAAGGGATTCCAACATCACTTGAGATCGGTCAGTTGCAACACAGCAAGTCCACCACTTCCATTGGAGACTTCAATACAATGAATGAGACTTCCGGGTTTGGAGTTCCCAACAGTTTTCCTGAAGCTAGAGCAAATATTGGAAATTCAACCTATTCGGTTTCTCCTGCCCCATTGGTGTTACAAGGAACGATGCCAACATATGGAAATCAGACCTCCCTTAGAGTCGATCCGCTAAATGGAGAAACTTTTGACATAGATGTTGGTGGTTCAAACTTTTTGGATCCTGATCCTTCTAATGGAAACTGGCAGGGAGCAGCACATTTGTCTAGATTCTCAGCAACTTCATTGACCACCAATGAAGCTTATCCGAGTGATCAATTGCATTCAATGAACTCAGGCATTTCTTCTACCCCCTCGACGATCGGGAACATCTCGGTTGATTTTTCCTCTAGAAGTGCAGGTTCAGCTTCCTTACTGGATTCAAGAGACGTCCAATGCCAGGCAGGGGTAGTTGGCAGTGTTATTCAATCTATGAATACCATGCCAAAGCAGAGTTGGGAAGAGCATAAACATGGCTACAGTCGAAACATGCAGCATAATCTTGGTGCAATCAATTCTCTGGTTTCCAGCGATGGGAGTCCAACCCCCTTAAACCAGAGTTTCAATCAGAATAGTGTCGTACGTGATAGAAAGGTTGGTTCATCTTTAATAGTCCCATCAAATGTTGCGTCACTGTCCTTCCCTCAACATGGTGTGGTTGAAAAATTGGGTCCCAACACAAAGACAAATGTGGATGGAAACTACCTTTTGAATCAGATGAAGTCACACGATGGATCAATTCAAGGCAGTTTCGAGTCCTTGGATGATATAATGAATTCGATAATCAAACGG GATCATGTATTTGAGACCTCTACCTGCTGA
- the LOC103487369 gene encoding two-component response regulator ARR12 isoform X1, with the protein MTVEGHSVAVVGDDGATDHFPVGMRVLAVDDDPICLKVLESLLRKCQYHVTTTKQSVEALRMLRENRNKFDLVISDVNMPDMDGFKLLELVGLEMDLPVIMLSAHSDTELVMKGIAHGACDYLLKPVRIEELKNIWQHVIRRKKLEPKAKNKFPSQDKVRNGGNEVEQGFSPTSNADSAKFNRKRKDQDDDDDDEGKENGLDSDDPSNQKKPRVVWSVELHRKFVSAVNQLGLEKAVPKKILDLMNVEGLTRENVASHLQKYRLYLKRISNVASQQANMVATFGSKDGTYMRMGSLDGYGDLHGFAGSGRLPNSSLSSYSPVGMLGRLNSPAGMNLRGITSSGLIQQNSQNLNCAINNLGKLQPTTMLSPNQTTNLLQGIPTSLEIGQLQHSKSTTSIGDFNTMNETSGFGVPNSFPEARANIGNSTYSVSPAPLVLQGTMPTYGNQTSLRVDPLNGETFDIDVGGSNFLDPDPSNGNWQGAAHLSRFSATSLTTNEAYPSDQLHSMNSGISSTPSTIGNISVDFSSRSAGSASLLDSRDVQCQAGVVGSVIQSMNTMPKQSWEEHKHGYSRNMQHNLGAINSLVSSDGSPTPLNQSFNQNSVVRDRKVGSSLIVPSNVASLSFPQHGVVEKLGPNTKTNVDGNYLLNQMKSHDGSIQGSFESLDDIMNSIIKREQNEIPEMNEEFGFDHFYLGSCI; encoded by the exons ATGACTGTGGAGGGTCATTCTGTTGCTGTAGTCGGTGATGATGGGGCTACTGATCATTTTCCTGTTGGGATGCGTGTTCTTGCTGTTGACGACGACCCTATTTGTCTCAAAGTACTCGAATCTCTCCTCCGTAAATGCCAATATCATG TTACAACGACGAAGCAGTCCGTTGAGGCTTTGAGgatgttgagagaaaatagaAACAAATTTGACTTGGTTATCAGTGATGTGAACATGCCTGATATGGATGGTTTCAAGCTTCTTGAGTTGGTGGGGCTTGAAATGGACCTACCTGTAATCA TGTTATCAGCACATAGTGATACTGAGCTTGTTATGAAGGGGATTGCACACGGTGCGTGTGACTATCTGTTGAAACCAGTTCGAATCGAGGAGTTGAAAAACATTTGGCAACACGTGATTCGGAGAAAGAAGCTTGAACCGAAGGCGAAAAACAAGTTCCCTAGTCAAGATAAGGTTCGAAATGGAGGCAATGAAGTTGAACAAGGTTTCTCACCGACGAGTAATGCAGACAGTGCAAAATTCAACAGGAAACGGAAGGACCAAGATGATGATGACGACGACGAAGGAAAAGAGAATGGGCTTGATAGTGACGACCCCTCGAACCAGAAAAAGCCTAGGGTAGTATGGTCAGTTGAGTTGCATCGGAAGTTCGTTTCGGCGGTTAATCAGTTGGGTCTTGAAA AGGCCGTGCCAAAAAAAATCCTGGATCTGATGAATGTTGAAGGACTTACCCGAGAAAATGTGGCAAGTCATTTGCAG AAATATAGGCTTTATCTGAAAAGAATCAGCAATGTGGCATCCCAACAAGCTAACATGGTTGCTACATTTGGGAGCAAAGATGGCACTTACATGCGAATGGGTTCACTTGATGGATATGGAGACTTACACGGCTTTGCAGGATCAGGGCGGCTTCCGAACTCTTCGTTGTCCTCTTATTCACCTGTAGGAATGCTTGGAAGATTGAACTCCCCGGCTGGAATGAACCTGCGTGGAATCACTTCATCTGGACTGATCCAGCAAAACTCCCAAAATTTGAACTGCGCCATTAATAACCTTGGCAAACTCCAACCAACTACAATGTTGTCTCCTAACCAAACTACTAATCTGTTGCAAGGGATTCCAACATCACTTGAGATCGGTCAGTTGCAACACAGCAAGTCCACCACTTCCATTGGAGACTTCAATACAATGAATGAGACTTCCGGGTTTGGAGTTCCCAACAGTTTTCCTGAAGCTAGAGCAAATATTGGAAATTCAACCTATTCGGTTTCTCCTGCCCCATTGGTGTTACAAGGAACGATGCCAACATATGGAAATCAGACCTCCCTTAGAGTCGATCCGCTAAATGGAGAAACTTTTGACATAGATGTTGGTGGTTCAAACTTTTTGGATCCTGATCCTTCTAATGGAAACTGGCAGGGAGCAGCACATTTGTCTAGATTCTCAGCAACTTCATTGACCACCAATGAAGCTTATCCGAGTGATCAATTGCATTCAATGAACTCAGGCATTTCTTCTACCCCCTCGACGATCGGGAACATCTCGGTTGATTTTTCCTCTAGAAGTGCAGGTTCAGCTTCCTTACTGGATTCAAGAGACGTCCAATGCCAGGCAGGGGTAGTTGGCAGTGTTATTCAATCTATGAATACCATGCCAAAGCAGAGTTGGGAAGAGCATAAACATGGCTACAGTCGAAACATGCAGCATAATCTTGGTGCAATCAATTCTCTGGTTTCCAGCGATGGGAGTCCAACCCCCTTAAACCAGAGTTTCAATCAGAATAGTGTCGTACGTGATAGAAAGGTTGGTTCATCTTTAATAGTCCCATCAAATGTTGCGTCACTGTCCTTCCCTCAACATGGTGTGGTTGAAAAATTGGGTCCCAACACAAAGACAAATGTGGATGGAAACTACCTTTTGAATCAGATGAAGTCACACGATGGATCAATTCAAGGCAGTTTCGAGTCCTTGGATGATATAATGAATTCGATAATCAAACGG GAACAAAATGAAATACCAGAAATGAATGAAGAATTTGGATTTGATCATTTCTATCTAGGATCATGTATTTGA
- the LOC103487369 gene encoding two-component response regulator ARR12 isoform X3, whose protein sequence is MTVEGHSVAVVGDDGATDHFPVGMRVLAVDDDPICLKVLESLLRKCQYHVTTTKQSVEALRMLRENRNKFDLVISDVNMPDMDGFKLLELVGLEMDLPVIMLSAHSDTELVMKGIAHGACDYLLKPVRIEELKNIWQHVIRRKKLEPKAKNKFPSQDKVRNGGNEVEQGFSPTSNADSAKFNRKRKDQDDDDDDEGKENGLDSDDPSNQKKPRVVWSVELHRKFVSAVNQLGLEKAVPKKILDLMNVEGLTRENVASHLQKYRLYLKRISNVASQQANMVATFGSKDGTYMRMGSLDGYGDLHGFAGSGRLPNSSLSSYSPVGMLGRLNSPAGMNLRGITSSGLIQQNSQNLNCAINNLGKLQPTTMLSPNQTTNLLQGIPTSLEIGQLQHSKSTTSIGDFNTMNETSGFGVPNSFPEARANIGNSTYSVSPAPLVLQGTMPTYGNQTSLRVDPLNGETFDIDVGGSNFLDPDPSNGNWQGAAHLSRFSATSLTTNEAYPSDQLHSMNSGISSTPSTIGNISVDFSSRSAGSASLLDSRDVQCQAGVVGSVIQSMNTMPKQSWEEHKHGYSRNMQHNLGAINSLVSSDGSPTPLNQSFNQNSVVRDRKVGSSLIVPSNVASLSFPQHGVVEKLGPNTKTNVDGNYLLNQMKSHDGSIQGSFESLDDIMNSIIKRDSAK, encoded by the exons ATGACTGTGGAGGGTCATTCTGTTGCTGTAGTCGGTGATGATGGGGCTACTGATCATTTTCCTGTTGGGATGCGTGTTCTTGCTGTTGACGACGACCCTATTTGTCTCAAAGTACTCGAATCTCTCCTCCGTAAATGCCAATATCATG TTACAACGACGAAGCAGTCCGTTGAGGCTTTGAGgatgttgagagaaaatagaAACAAATTTGACTTGGTTATCAGTGATGTGAACATGCCTGATATGGATGGTTTCAAGCTTCTTGAGTTGGTGGGGCTTGAAATGGACCTACCTGTAATCA TGTTATCAGCACATAGTGATACTGAGCTTGTTATGAAGGGGATTGCACACGGTGCGTGTGACTATCTGTTGAAACCAGTTCGAATCGAGGAGTTGAAAAACATTTGGCAACACGTGATTCGGAGAAAGAAGCTTGAACCGAAGGCGAAAAACAAGTTCCCTAGTCAAGATAAGGTTCGAAATGGAGGCAATGAAGTTGAACAAGGTTTCTCACCGACGAGTAATGCAGACAGTGCAAAATTCAACAGGAAACGGAAGGACCAAGATGATGATGACGACGACGAAGGAAAAGAGAATGGGCTTGATAGTGACGACCCCTCGAACCAGAAAAAGCCTAGGGTAGTATGGTCAGTTGAGTTGCATCGGAAGTTCGTTTCGGCGGTTAATCAGTTGGGTCTTGAAA AGGCCGTGCCAAAAAAAATCCTGGATCTGATGAATGTTGAAGGACTTACCCGAGAAAATGTGGCAAGTCATTTGCAG AAATATAGGCTTTATCTGAAAAGAATCAGCAATGTGGCATCCCAACAAGCTAACATGGTTGCTACATTTGGGAGCAAAGATGGCACTTACATGCGAATGGGTTCACTTGATGGATATGGAGACTTACACGGCTTTGCAGGATCAGGGCGGCTTCCGAACTCTTCGTTGTCCTCTTATTCACCTGTAGGAATGCTTGGAAGATTGAACTCCCCGGCTGGAATGAACCTGCGTGGAATCACTTCATCTGGACTGATCCAGCAAAACTCCCAAAATTTGAACTGCGCCATTAATAACCTTGGCAAACTCCAACCAACTACAATGTTGTCTCCTAACCAAACTACTAATCTGTTGCAAGGGATTCCAACATCACTTGAGATCGGTCAGTTGCAACACAGCAAGTCCACCACTTCCATTGGAGACTTCAATACAATGAATGAGACTTCCGGGTTTGGAGTTCCCAACAGTTTTCCTGAAGCTAGAGCAAATATTGGAAATTCAACCTATTCGGTTTCTCCTGCCCCATTGGTGTTACAAGGAACGATGCCAACATATGGAAATCAGACCTCCCTTAGAGTCGATCCGCTAAATGGAGAAACTTTTGACATAGATGTTGGTGGTTCAAACTTTTTGGATCCTGATCCTTCTAATGGAAACTGGCAGGGAGCAGCACATTTGTCTAGATTCTCAGCAACTTCATTGACCACCAATGAAGCTTATCCGAGTGATCAATTGCATTCAATGAACTCAGGCATTTCTTCTACCCCCTCGACGATCGGGAACATCTCGGTTGATTTTTCCTCTAGAAGTGCAGGTTCAGCTTCCTTACTGGATTCAAGAGACGTCCAATGCCAGGCAGGGGTAGTTGGCAGTGTTATTCAATCTATGAATACCATGCCAAAGCAGAGTTGGGAAGAGCATAAACATGGCTACAGTCGAAACATGCAGCATAATCTTGGTGCAATCAATTCTCTGGTTTCCAGCGATGGGAGTCCAACCCCCTTAAACCAGAGTTTCAATCAGAATAGTGTCGTACGTGATAGAAAGGTTGGTTCATCTTTAATAGTCCCATCAAATGTTGCGTCACTGTCCTTCCCTCAACATGGTGTGGTTGAAAAATTGGGTCCCAACACAAAGACAAATGTGGATGGAAACTACCTTTTGAATCAGATGAAGTCACACGATGGATCAATTCAAGGCAGTTTCGAGTCCTTGGATGATATAATGAATTCGATAATCAAACGG GATTCTGCAAAATGA